GGCGGCAGCGATCTGCTCGACGGCCTGCTTCGCCGACACGTGCACCACGTACAGCGGTGCGCCGGTGAGGTCGGCGATCATGATCGCGCGATGGGTGGCCTCCTCCTCGGCCTGCCAGGGGCGAGTGATCCCGTGGTAGAACGGCGAGGTCTTGCCGGCGGACACGGACTGCTGCACCAAGACGTCGATGATGCTGCCGTTCTCGGCGTGCATCATCATCATGGCGCCGTTGCTCGCGGCCTTCTGGAACGCCCGCAGGATCTGTCCGTCGTCGGACAGGAAGACGCCCTTGTAGGCCATGAAGAGCTTGAAACTGGTCACGCCCTCGTCGATCAGCTCGTCCATCGCCTTGAGCGAGTCGTCCTGGACGTCGGACAGGATCTGGTGGAAGCCGTAATCGATGGCGCAGTTGCCGCCGGCCTTCTCGTGCCAGGCGTGGTACTGGTCCATGATCCGCTGGTCGGGGTACTGCACGACGAAGTCGATGATCGTCGTCGTCCCACCCCAGGCGGCAGCGCGGGTGCCGGTCTCGAAGGTGTCGCTGGCGAAGGTGCCACCGAACGGCATCTCCATGTGGGTGTGTGCGTCGACTCCACCGGGAATGACGTATTTGCCTGCAGCATCGATGGTTTCGGCTTGGATGCCGAGCGCCTGCGCGGTGCCTGGTGCCAGCAGCGCGGCAATCTTCTCGCCCTCCACCAGGACGTCCGCGGTGGTGCGTCCGGTGGCGCTGACGACGGTTCCTCCGGTGATCAGAGTAGTCATGCTCGTCACGCCTTGGG
The window above is part of the Branchiibius hedensis genome. Proteins encoded here:
- the hydA gene encoding dihydropyrimidinase, which produces MTTLITGGTVVSATGRTTADVLVEGEKIAALLAPGTAQALGIQAETIDAAGKYVIPGGVDAHTHMEMPFGGTFASDTFETGTRAAAWGGTTTIIDFVVQYPDQRIMDQYHAWHEKAGGNCAIDYGFHQILSDVQDDSLKAMDELIDEGVTSFKLFMAYKGVFLSDDGQILRAFQKAASNGAMMMMHAENGSIIDVLVQQSVSAGKTSPFYHGITRPWQAEEEATHRAIMIADLTGAPLYVVHVSAKQAVEQIAAARDRGMNVFGETCPQYLYLSLEEQLGAVSEQWGEFEGAKWVCSTPLRSRAEGHQDHMWQSLRTNDIQMVSTDHCPFCMKEQKEMGIDDFSKIPNGIGSVENRMDLMYQGVVSGQISLERWVEITSTTPARMFGLYGTKGVIAPGADADIVVYDPSGHTSIGLGKAHHMNMDYSAWEGYEIDGHADLVMSRGTVIVDETGYIGAKGHGKYLKRGLSQYLV